One genomic segment of Roseivirga misakiensis includes these proteins:
- the secA gene encoding preprotein translocase subunit SecA, with amino-acid sequence MSIFTKGISKLFGSKSERDVKEVTPIVSEINKIYETFSGLSDDQLRAKTQEFKDQIAKDLESVDGEISALHERIENEPDLDIQEKESIFQSMDALEDKRNEELEVVLMNILPSAFAVVKETARRLKENGKLVVTANLMDRQLATTGDHIEISGDTATWHNEWMAAGNLVKWEMLHYDVQLIGGIVLHKGKISEMATGEGKTLVATLPAYLNALAGRGVHVVTVNDYLAKRDSEWMAPLFQFHGITIDCVDKHEPNSESRREAYRADITYGTNNEFGFDYLRDNMAREEGELVQRKHHYAMIDEVDSVLIDEARTPLIISGPVPRGDEHEFYELKPRIQKLVEAQRKLCGQYLNDAKRLLKEGNEQDGGLALFRAYRGLPKYKPLIKYLSETGVRIALQKTENFHLADNQKNMPQADEPLYFTIDEKSNAVNLTERGTDLITGEGEDPMFFILTDIGDIVAKFEKDDTLSDEEKLKQKDEAIKDYSVKAQRIHTVNQLLKAFTMFERDTEYIIDENKVKIVDEQTGRVMDGRRYSDGLHQAIEAKENVKVEDATQTYATITLQNYFRMYHKLSGMTGTAETEAGEFWEIYKLDTVVIPTNRPIQRDDRQDKVFKTVREKFNAVVDEIVELTEQGRPVLVGTTSVEISEVLSRMLNLKKIKHQVLNAKQHASEADVVAEAGKPGTVTIATNMAGRGTDIKLHPDSKAAGGLAIVGTERHESRRVDRQLRGRAGRQGDPGSSQFFVSLEDSLMRLFGSDRVAKLMDRMGLKEGEMIQHSMITKSIERAQRKVEENNFGTRKRLLEYDDIMNQQRTVIYDRRRNALKGERLQLDIMNMVYDTCEDILNNSKGSDDYDAFKLSCISVLGLDSKIDENAFKTTDFNTLVNDLYEETLGAYKDKNKAISDRTLPLLKQIQKERGATIENILLPFSDGKRQIGVPVNLDKTIATENQEMVKAMEKAITLGVIDLTWKEHLRDMDDLKQSVQNAVYEQKDPLLIYKFEAFEMFKGFLSKVNEDTMSFLTKADIPTEDPNRVQEARSSSRQSYNESKEESRSALAGRQDTRNRPPVEKVAPIKSDKVYGRNDRVSVQYSDGSVKKDVKFKSVEDDIRSSKCVVIDE; translated from the coding sequence ATGAGCATTTTTACGAAAGGGATATCGAAGCTTTTCGGTAGTAAGTCAGAGAGAGACGTTAAGGAAGTGACTCCTATAGTCAGTGAGATTAACAAAATATACGAAACCTTCTCTGGTTTAAGTGATGATCAACTACGTGCAAAGACACAAGAATTCAAAGATCAAATCGCCAAAGATTTAGAGTCGGTTGATGGTGAGATCAGTGCCCTTCATGAGAGAATCGAAAATGAGCCAGATCTTGATATTCAAGAAAAGGAAAGCATTTTCCAATCTATGGATGCGCTAGAGGATAAAAGAAACGAAGAACTAGAAGTGGTTCTGATGAATATCTTGCCTTCCGCTTTCGCTGTGGTAAAAGAAACAGCAAGAAGACTTAAGGAAAACGGGAAACTTGTGGTGACGGCGAACTTGATGGACCGTCAATTAGCGACTACTGGTGATCATATTGAAATTTCTGGTGATACAGCCACATGGCATAATGAATGGATGGCTGCCGGAAACCTAGTAAAATGGGAAATGCTCCATTATGACGTTCAGCTCATTGGAGGTATCGTTTTACACAAAGGAAAAATATCTGAGATGGCTACAGGTGAAGGTAAAACCTTGGTCGCTACATTACCGGCCTACCTAAACGCTTTGGCCGGAAGAGGAGTACACGTAGTAACGGTAAATGACTATTTGGCAAAGCGTGACTCCGAATGGATGGCTCCACTTTTCCAATTCCACGGAATTACAATTGACTGTGTTGATAAACACGAACCCAACTCCGAATCAAGAAGGGAAGCTTATCGTGCCGATATCACTTATGGAACGAATAATGAATTTGGTTTTGACTACCTGAGAGATAACATGGCCCGAGAAGAGGGTGAGCTAGTACAGCGTAAGCATCACTATGCCATGATTGATGAGGTAGATTCAGTTTTAATTGATGAAGCGAGAACACCTTTGATTATTTCTGGTCCAGTACCAAGAGGTGATGAGCATGAATTCTATGAGTTAAAACCAAGAATCCAAAAGCTCGTTGAGGCACAGCGAAAACTGTGTGGTCAGTACTTAAACGATGCAAAAAGACTTCTAAAAGAAGGCAACGAACAAGATGGCGGACTTGCACTTTTTAGAGCATATCGAGGCCTGCCAAAGTATAAACCTTTGATTAAATACCTCAGTGAAACAGGGGTTAGGATTGCGCTTCAGAAAACGGAGAACTTTCACCTGGCTGATAACCAGAAGAATATGCCTCAGGCAGATGAACCGCTTTACTTCACGATCGACGAGAAGAGTAATGCAGTAAACCTGACGGAAAGGGGTACCGATCTCATAACAGGAGAAGGTGAAGATCCTATGTTCTTTATCCTAACAGATATTGGTGATATCGTGGCCAAATTCGAAAAAGACGATACGCTAAGTGATGAAGAAAAACTTAAGCAAAAAGATGAGGCCATAAAGGATTACAGTGTCAAAGCACAACGAATCCATACAGTAAACCAATTGCTCAAAGCATTTACCATGTTCGAGCGTGATACCGAGTATATCATTGATGAGAATAAAGTTAAAATTGTCGATGAGCAAACGGGTCGTGTCATGGATGGCCGAAGATATTCTGATGGATTGCATCAAGCCATTGAAGCAAAAGAGAATGTTAAGGTAGAAGACGCAACACAGACTTACGCCACCATTACTCTCCAGAACTATTTCAGGATGTACCACAAGTTATCTGGTATGACGGGTACTGCGGAGACTGAGGCAGGCGAATTCTGGGAGATTTATAAGTTAGATACAGTTGTTATCCCTACCAATAGGCCTATCCAGCGGGATGACAGACAAGACAAGGTTTTCAAAACCGTAAGAGAAAAATTCAACGCTGTTGTAGATGAAATTGTCGAATTAACGGAGCAAGGAAGGCCTGTTTTGGTCGGTACAACTTCTGTTGAGATTTCAGAAGTGTTGAGTAGAATGCTCAACCTTAAAAAGATTAAGCATCAAGTACTAAATGCGAAGCAACACGCCAGTGAGGCAGATGTAGTTGCAGAAGCAGGAAAGCCAGGTACAGTTACAATTGCCACCAACATGGCTGGTAGAGGTACGGATATTAAGCTACACCCAGATTCAAAAGCTGCCGGTGGATTAGCCATTGTTGGTACAGAACGTCACGAATCAAGACGTGTCGATCGTCAGTTAAGAGGACGTGCGGGTAGACAAGGAGACCCAGGTTCATCTCAATTCTTTGTTTCTCTTGAAGACAGTTTAATGCGACTATTTGGTTCTGATAGAGTGGCTAAACTGATGGATAGAATGGGCTTGAAAGAGGGCGAAATGATTCAGCACTCTATGATTACGAAGTCTATCGAACGAGCGCAGCGCAAGGTAGAGGAAAATAACTTCGGCACGCGTAAACGCCTTTTGGAATATGATGATATCATGAATCAGCAGAGAACTGTGATTTACGATAGACGTAGAAATGCCTTAAAAGGAGAGCGTCTTCAGTTAGATATCATGAATATGGTTTATGATACCTGTGAAGATATTTTGAATAATAGTAAAGGCTCTGATGACTACGATGCGTTTAAATTGAGTTGCATCAGCGTACTTGGATTAGATTCAAAGATCGATGAGAACGCTTTCAAAACCACAGATTTCAATACTCTTGTAAACGATCTCTACGAAGAAACTTTAGGAGCATATAAGGATAAGAATAAGGCGATTTCTGACCGAACGCTTCCATTGTTGAAGCAGATCCAAAAAGAGCGTGGTGCTACAATTGAGAATATTCTATTGCCTTTCTCTGATGGTAAACGCCAAATTGGTGTTCCTGTAAACCTTGATAAAACGATCGCTACGGAAAATCAAGAAATGGTGAAGGCCATGGAAAAAGCGATCACGTTAGGGGTAATTGACCTTACTTGGAAGGAGCATTTGCGTGATATGGATGACTTGAAGCAGTCGGTTCAAAATGCCGTTTACGAGCAAAAAGATCCACTATTGATCTATAAATTCGAGGCATTCGAGATGTTTAAAGGATTCCTTTCTAAAGTTAACGAAGACACGATGTCATTCTTGACTAAAGCAGATATCCCTACTGAAGACCCGAATAGGGTTCAAGAAGCCAGATCATCTAGCCGTCAGAGTTATAATGAATCGAAGGAAGAATCCAGAAGTGCACTAGCTGGAAGGCAGGATACCAGAAATAGACCTCCTGTTGAAAAAGTAGCTCCGATTAAGTCAGATAAAGTTTATGGCAGAAATGATCGAGTTTCTGTTCAGTACTCAGACGGTTCAGTTAAAAAGGACGTTAAGTTTAAGTCAGTTGAAGATGACATTAGAAGTAGTAAGTGCGTTGTTATAGATGAATAA
- the dapF gene encoding diaminopimelate epimerase, translated as MAIIQFHKYQGTGNDFVMIDNCDNAFDKDDLDLVSKLCDRRFGIGADGVILIEPAEDVDFNMIYFNPDGSQSLCGNGSRCAVMFAKHLGLIQNETTFRAIDGIHEAKISGDQVSLLMHDVLDFEQIGDDFLIDTGSPHYLKYVTSTDDIDPLEEGRKVRYSERFAAEGVNVNFLEQINDGALKIRTYERGVEGETYSCGTGCTAAALSLGLKSSVNEVALKAIGGDLRVSFTKDGETFRNIYLIGPAKKVFAGEFGI; from the coding sequence ATGGCAATCATTCAGTTTCATAAATATCAAGGCACGGGAAACGACTTCGTAATGATCGATAATTGTGATAACGCGTTTGATAAGGATGATTTAGATTTGGTCAGCAAATTGTGTGATCGAAGATTTGGTATTGGTGCGGATGGTGTCATTCTCATCGAACCGGCAGAAGATGTCGATTTTAATATGATCTACTTTAATCCTGATGGTTCACAATCACTTTGTGGTAATGGAAGTCGATGTGCAGTGATGTTTGCGAAGCATTTAGGACTGATTCAAAATGAGACAACCTTTAGGGCGATTGACGGAATCCACGAAGCGAAAATTTCGGGTGACCAAGTTTCGTTATTGATGCACGATGTGCTGGATTTTGAGCAAATTGGTGATGATTTCTTGATTGATACAGGTTCACCACATTATCTGAAATACGTTACCAGTACCGATGATATTGACCCATTAGAAGAAGGAAGAAAAGTACGCTACTCAGAGCGTTTTGCTGCAGAAGGTGTCAATGTCAATTTTCTTGAGCAAATTAATGACGGTGCACTCAAAATTCGTACTTACGAAAGGGGAGTAGAGGGAGAAACATACTCATGTGGTACTGGTTGCACAGCCGCCGCGTTATCACTAGGATTGAAATCATCGGTAAATGAAGTAGCTCTGAAAGCTATCGGTGGAGATTTAAGGGTGTCTTTTACAAAAGACGGAGAAACATTTAGAAACATATATTTAATAGGTCCAGCTAAGAAGGTTTTTGCTGGCGAATTTGGTATCTAA
- the rplS gene encoding 50S ribosomal protein L19, producing the protein MSDLIKFIEEESNERRASFPDFAPGDTVNVHVKIKEGNKERIQQYQGTVLQRKNSGSNGETFTVRKISGGIGVERIFPLLSPNIDKIEVLRKGKVRRAKLYYLRGRQGKAARIKELIARK; encoded by the coding sequence ATGAGCGATCTTATCAAATTTATAGAGGAAGAAAGTAACGAAAGAAGGGCATCATTTCCTGATTTCGCACCGGGTGATACTGTAAACGTTCACGTGAAAATTAAAGAGGGTAACAAGGAAAGAATCCAGCAGTATCAGGGTACTGTCCTTCAGAGAAAAAATTCAGGATCTAACGGTGAAACTTTTACTGTAAGAAAGATTTCGGGTGGTATCGGAGTTGAAAGAATTTTCCCATTACTTTCTCCAAACATCGATAAAATCGAAGTGCTCAGAAAAGGTAAGGTAAGAAGAGCAAAGCTATACTACCTAAGAGGAAGACAAGGTAAGGCTGCTAGAATCAAAGAACTTATAGCAAGAAAGTAA